DNA from Streptomyces sp. NBC_01260:
CCGATGCGGTTGCTCTGCGGCGAGACGCGGTACGCCGCCGTGGTGAGCGTGCGCAGCGCGGCGGACGTGAACCAGGTGTGGCGGGGGCCGAAGAGCACCGGAAGCACCAGTTCGGCGGGCACCCCCGGCCACGGCACCGCCGCGGCGGGCGGGGCGCCGGGCGGCGGGGGCGGGCCCAGCGGCAGCACGTCGCCGTCGCTCAGGGGCGCCGGGCCCAGCCCGGAGAGCAGGTCGGCGGACCGGCTGCCGAGCACCGGCTCCGGTTCCAGGCCGCCCGCGAACGCCAGGTATCCGCGCAGCCCGTACGCCGCGGGGCCGGCGTCCAGCACCGCGCCCGCCGGTACGTCGACCGCGGCTCCCCATGCCACCGGCCGCCCGTCCACCGTCACCCGGCAGGGCGCACCGCCGACGACCACCCGCACGGCACGACTCGGGCGGACCGCGCAGCCGGTGGCGGTCGTCTCCAGCAGCGCGGCGGTGACGGGGTTGCCGGCCAGCCGGTTGGCGAGCCGGGCGGACGGTGCGTCCAGGGCGCCGGCCCGCCCCACCCCCAGGTGCGCGTGGCCGAAGCGCCCCTCGTCCTGCACGGTGGTCAGGGCCCCGGCGCGGACGACCTCGATCACCGCGCTCACGCTTCCGCCCCCGAACCCGCGTCCGCGTCCGTGTCCGCCTCGACGAAGCGGACGCGCGCGCCGGGCGCCAGCAGCGCGGGCGGTTCGCGGTCCGGGTTCCACAGGGCGGCCGGGTCCGGCATCCGGCCGATCAGCTGCCAGCCGCCGGGGGACGGGCGCGGGTACACGCCGGTGTAGGGGCCCGCCAACGCCACCGCACCGGCCGGGACCCGGGTCCGTGGAGTCGCCCGGCGCGGCAGGTGGAGGTGGTCCGGCAGGCCCGTCAGGTAGCCGAATCCCGGGGCGAACCCGCAGAAGGCGACCCGGAATTCGGTCCCGGTGTGGATGGCCGCCACCTCGGCGGCCGCGACGCCCCACGCCTCGGCGACGTCGGCCAGGTCCGGGCCGTCGTACACGACCGGGATCTCCACCGCCTGCCCGGTGTCGCGCCGCAGCGGCGGTACCCGCCAGGACGCCAGCTCACGGGCGAGCCCGGCCGGGTCCCGCGCGATGCCGTCCAGCAGAACCGTCCGCGCACCGGGCACGACCTCGCGCACACCGGGCAGTTCACCGGCCGCGCGGCGCCGCAGCACCTCCGCGTGGAAGGCTTCCGTCTCCTCCCCGGAGCCCAGCTCGACGAGCAGCGCGTCCGCTCCCGCGGTCAGCACGACCGGCCCCGGCCCGCGTCCCTCGCCGTCCGGCGGCGGCGCACTCATGCGAAGGCCCGCACCACGACGCCCGCCTCTTCCAGCGCGGCCCGTACCCGCCGGGCGATGTCCGCCGCTCCGGGGGTGTCGCCGTGGACGCACAGGGACCGCGCCGCGACCGCGATCCGTGTGCCGCCGGCCGCGGTCACGCTCCGGTCCACCGCGAGACCGACGCTGCGACGCACCACCTCGTCCGCGTCGTGCACGACCGCGTCCGGCTCGGCGCGCGGCACGAGTGTCCCCTGCGGGGTGTACGCGCGGTCGGCGAAGGCCTCCTCGACCGCGGGCAGCCCCGCCTCGGCGGCCCGTACGAGCAGCCGGGAGCCGGGCAGCCCGAGGACGGCGAGCCCCCCGCCCGCCAGCCGGACGCCCTCGATCACCGCCGCCGCCTGCTCGTCGTCGCGGACCGCGCGGTTGTAGAGGGCGCCATGCGGTTTGACGTACGAGACGGTGGCACCGGCCGCCTCGGCGAACACCCGCAACGCACCGATCTGGTACGCCACTTCGGCGGTCAGCTCGCCGGCCGGCACATCCATGGAGCGGCGCCCGAAGCCCGCCAGGTCGCGGTACGAGACCTGCGCGCCGATCCGCACGCCCCGGGCGGCCGCGGTGTCGCAGACCCGCCGCATCACCGAGGGGTCCCCCGCGTGGAAGCCGCATGCCACGTTGGCGCTGGTCACGCACGCGAGGAGCGCCTCGTCGTCGGTGAGCGACCAGCGCCCGAACCCCTCGCCGAGATCGGCGTTGAGATCCATGGGAGCCGCCGCGGCCGGCTCGTCCCCCCGGTCCGCAGGATTCATCGGATTCGTCACGAAGCGCACGTTAGCGCCTTCGCGGGCTCAGAAGACGAACAGCTCGCTCTCCTTCACCCCCTCCAGCTCGTACCGCGTCCCCACCAGCGGCCGGTCCGCGTACAGCCTGATCAGCGTCGCCCCGTC
Protein-coding regions in this window:
- a CDS encoding LamB/YcsF family protein, giving the protein MDLNADLGEGFGRWSLTDDEALLACVTSANVACGFHAGDPSVMRRVCDTAAARGVRIGAQVSYRDLAGFGRRSMDVPAGELTAEVAYQIGALRVFAEAAGATVSYVKPHGALYNRAVRDDEQAAAVIEGVRLAGGGLAVLGLPGSRLLVRAAEAGLPAVEEAFADRAYTPQGTLVPRAEPDAVVHDADEVVRRSVGLAVDRSVTAAGGTRIAVAARSLCVHGDTPGAADIARRVRAALEEAGVVVRAFA
- a CDS encoding biotin-dependent carboxyltransferase family protein is translated as MSAVIEVVRAGALTTVQDEGRFGHAHLGVGRAGALDAPSARLANRLAGNPVTAALLETTATGCAVRPSRAVRVVVGGAPCRVTVDGRPVAWGAAVDVPAGAVLDAGPAAYGLRGYLAFAGGLEPEPVLGSRSADLLSGLGPAPLSDGDVLPLGPPPPPGAPPAAAVPWPGVPAELVLPVLFGPRHTWFTSAALRTLTTAAYRVSPQSNRIGLRTEGPALVRARQGELPSEGMVLGAVQVPPDGRPVVFLNDHPTTGGYPVVGVVPQSALAAAARVTPGTAVRFVLTGR
- a CDS encoding 5-oxoprolinase subunit B family protein; the protein is MSAPPPDGEGRGPGPVVLTAGADALLVELGSGEETEAFHAEVLRRRAAGELPGVREVVPGARTVLLDGIARDPAGLARELASWRVPPLRRDTGQAVEIPVVYDGPDLADVAEAWGVAAAEVAAIHTGTEFRVAFCGFAPGFGYLTGLPDHLHLPRRATPRTRVPAGAVALAGPYTGVYPRPSPGGWQLIGRMPDPAALWNPDREPPALLAPGARVRFVEADTDADAGSGAEA